In the Ornithodoros turicata isolate Travis unplaced genomic scaffold, ASM3712646v1 ctg00001218.1, whole genome shotgun sequence genome, one interval contains:
- the LOC135376687 gene encoding endothelin-converting enzyme 1-like, whose translation MVSYSPAGQAYISLEYKGHAAKTVAGEPRPVDERKSIVEKILKFVFSVDTIDEQTVNSILEAEDKISQLTDEQTESTSITFPMSQVGSTEGSDENMSSRWIQALEEHRSLLGDIDTITLQMRRSHVSLLHNIFGSTPLIDKHLLQTLFAWVITYDLYGLSGFLDSARQPHTVRVWCYESAKRTFPSVATLKALHEIVNQSRVDAVREMADYIFKEIAASFKTSQWLDNPTREAVLKKLSLTSRIIGYPFNLSSGEAVDRYLEPMQDLTPDNYAKNVVLTRQGRARIFWKRFRQQDGYINAINTVLDLIGVNQFVNAFNLAQYNAIVIPAPFMYAPFFIFHGPPEVNYAGLGTTIGHEIMHSYDNERMFSDNSTEGVTKNSLAAYKKLVGCLQSVIHKAPRARTFEEREKEYLADALGIQSVERAWRKAAESTSVTLGYVRGFTRDQLFYVSYAIKWCGIPSLNVFKTHPDLDERCNVQLMNSDHFSRVFNCPPGSPMNPSEKCRFW comes from the coding sequence ATGGTGTCTTACAGTCCGGCCGGTCAAGCCTATATTTCATTGGAATATAAAGGACACGCAGCTAAGACTGTGGCAGGCGAGCCACGTCCTGTGGATGAACGAAAATCCATCGTGGAAAAAATTTTAAAATTTGTGTTTTCTGTTGACACTATAGATGAACAGACCGTAAATTCCATTCTGGAGGCCGAAGACAAGATATCGCAGCTGACGGACGAACAAACAGAGTCCACATCTATCACGTTTCCAATGTCTCAAGTAGGATCCACAGAAGGCAGTGATGAAAACATGTCATCACGGTGGATCCAAGCACTGGAAGAACACAGATCTTTGCTCGGGGATATTGATACGATTACCCTTCAGATGCGAAGGTCTCACGTTTCCCTTCTTCACAACATCTTCGGGAGCACTCCTCTTATCGATAAACATCTTCTGCAAACGTTATTTGCCTGGGTAATAACTTACGACCTGTATGGGTTGTCTGGTTTCCTGGACTCAGCAAGACAACCTCACACTGTCCGGGTGTGGTGCTACGAATCCGCTAAGAGGACCTTCCCGTCGGTGGCGACTCTCAAGGCTTTGCATGAAATCGTCAATCAATCCAGAGTGGACGCTGTCAGAGAAATGGCTGATTACATTTTCAAAGAAATTGCTGCATCATTTAAGACGTCCCAGTGGCTAGACAATCCTACGAGGGAAGCAGTACTAAAAAAACTATCACTGACGTCAAGAATAATCGGCTACCCGTTTAATTTGTCGTCAGGAGAAGCGGTCGATAGGTATCTGGAGCCAATGCAGGACTTGACGCCGGACAATTACGCAAAAAACGTTGTGCTGACAAGACAAGGCAGAGCTCGAATATTCTGGAAACGTTTTCGACAGCAGGACGGTTACATTAATGCGATAAACACTGTATTGGACTTGATAGGCGTTAATCAATTTGTGAATGCCTTCAATCTCGCTCAATACAACGCAATTGTCATACCTGCACCCTTTATGTACGCACCATTCTTCATATTCCATGGGCCTCCAGAAGTGAACTACGCGGGTCTTGGAACAACTATTGGCCACGAAATTATGCACAGCTATGACAACGAACGTATGTTTTCCGACAACAGCACCGAGGGAGTCACAAAGAATAGCTTGGCTGCGTACAAGAAATTAGTCGGATGTCTCCAGTCGGTTATCCACAAAGCACCCAGAGCCAGAACGTTCGAAGAACGTGAGAAGGAATACCTCGCCGACGCATTGGGAATACAATCAGTTGAGAGAGCATGGAGAAAAGCAGCTGAAAGCACAAGCGTTACACTTGGATATGTTAGAGGCTTCACGAGAGACCAATTGTTCTATGTGTCCTATGCCATTAAATGGTGTGGCATTCCAAGCTTAAATGTTTTCAAAACCCACCCCGACCTTGACGAAAGGTGCAACGTCCAACTGATGAACTCTGACCACTTCAGTCGAGTCTTTAACTGCCCACCTGGGTCACCCATGAATCCGTCAGAGAAATGTCGCTTTTGGTAG